Part of the Tetragenococcus koreensis genome, TACTATAAATACAGAATAAAAATAGAGGTGAATCATCATGCTTGATACCTATCGTACCATTCAAAAAGATGGCCAGGCTGAACTAGAAATAAAAAAATCACGTTTTATCTGTTCCTTAAAACGTGTCTATACAGAGAAAGAAGCCCGAAATTTTATCCAACAATTAAAAAAAGAACATTGGAAAGCCAATCATAATTGTAGTGCTTTTGTCATCGGGGAAACAAACGATATTCAACGTTCTAGTGATGACGGTGAACCGGCTGGCACCGCCGGAAATCCGATGTTAGAGGTCTTAAAAAAACAAGAATTGATTAATGTCTGTGCAGTAGTAACCCGCTATTTTGGTGGAACTAAATTAGGCGCAGGCGGTTTGATTCGGGCTTATTCACACTCCGTTAGCCATGCTTTAGAAGAGACCAACATCGTTCAAGGCTTTTTGCAACAGGAAGTTTATGTAACTATTGAATATTCCCTTTTAGGCAAACTCCAACATTTTCTAGAACAACAAGATTATAGGATTGCAGATACCCAATATTTAGAAAATGTTACTTTGTGCGTGCTCGTTGAAGAAACCCAGGCTTTTATTGCTGCAGTAACCGAACTATTAAGCGACCAAGCAACCTTTGAAAAGGGTGAAAAACGCTACTATGAACACCTGATAAAAAAATAAAAAGCACTTGTCGGCTCGGACCGAAGTGCTTTAGCTTATTTTTCTAAAAAGAATTCAAAACGATTTCCCACATACTGACTGCGCACATACTCAAATGGTGTACCATTTTCAAAATAAGAAACTTGCCGCATCAATAAAATAGCATCGCCTTTTTTTATTTGCAGGTATTCAGCTTTTTTTTCTGAAGCAATGACAGCAGAAATGGTTTGATTAGCCCCGCCAATCTTGTGTTTCCCTTTTTCTTCTAAAGTCCGGTATAAGGAAGCAGAAATTTCGTCTTTGCTAAATTCGCGGATAATTTTTTCCGGAATACTGGCAACTTCAAAACAAATGGGGATATCATCTGCTAAACGGATTCTTTCCATCCGCAAGATTGCTTCATGTTCAGCCAAATTCAGACGTTCCATTTCACTCGAACTTGGTTGTGTAAAAAAATAAGAAATGGCTTTACTCGAAGGTTTACGCCCTTGAGAAAGCATAATTTCGGTAAAGCTTGTAGTCCCAGACATCTTTTCTTGCACTTTTTGGCGTGCAACATAGGTCCCTGAACCAATTTTTCTTTCCAGAATTCCTTCATCAGATAATGTCTGAATCGCTTGTCTAAGTGTCATCCGACTGACACCGAAATCTTCAGCCAATTCCCTTTCAGAAGGAAGACGGTCACCGATTTTCCAATATTCCGCTTCAATTTTCTCTTTAATTTTATCATGAATTTGCAGATATACAGG contains:
- a CDS encoding YigZ family protein — its product is MLDTYRTIQKDGQAELEIKKSRFICSLKRVYTEKEARNFIQQLKKEHWKANHNCSAFVIGETNDIQRSSDDGEPAGTAGNPMLEVLKKQELINVCAVVTRYFGGTKLGAGGLIRAYSHSVSHALEETNIVQGFLQQEVYVTIEYSLLGKLQHFLEQQDYRIADTQYLENVTLCVLVEETQAFIAAVTELLSDQATFEKGEKRYYEHLIKK
- a CDS encoding GntR family transcriptional regulator, which codes for MAETLPVYLQIHDKIKEKIEAEYWKIGDRLPSERELAEDFGVSRMTLRQAIQTLSDEGILERKIGSGTYVARQKVQEKMSGTTSFTEIMLSQGRKPSSKAISYFFTQPSSSEMERLNLAEHEAILRMERIRLADDIPICFEVASIPEKIIREFSKDEISASLYRTLEEKGKHKIGGANQTISAVIASEKKAEYLQIKKGDAILLMRQVSYFENGTPFEYVRSQYVGNRFEFFLEK